The sequence below is a genomic window from Prosthecobacter dejongeii.
CTACCTGGAACACGCGAAATCAAAGTCTTCAAAGCCAGTTATCGCATTATTTATCGAGTGGAGGCGGATCAGAGCCTCGTTTACGTGCTACGGTTTTGGCACAGTCATCGAGCCGAGCCTGACTCGTTTTGAATGCGCTAAAAAATCCAGCTTTTCACCTGTGCCCAGAAAGGTTCTCTACGTGACAGAAGCACCTCCCTGTTTTATCTGCGGGGCGCATGCGCATTCTCTGGGTAAAAACGGGGCCACTTCATCCGCTCGATACGGGGGGAAAACGCCGCACGCATGCGATGCTGACGGAGATTAGTCGCCTGCATGAGGTGACGTATCTGGCCCTGCTGCCAGAGGGGACGCAGGTTTCTTCGGAAGAGGAGGCGGATGCTTATGCCCAGCGAAAAATCTGGATCACGTCCAAGCAGGTGCCGAAGAGTTCGCCCCGCTTTTGGGTGGATCTGGCGCGCAGTACGGTTCTGACCAGCCGCCCCTATGCGGTGCAGCGCTACGAAGAGCCGAAGCTGCGGGCACGACTGCAAGAGATGGCAGCGGGGAAAGAATTTGATCTGGTGATCTGTGATTTCCTAGCTCCAGCGCTGAACTTTCTGGGCGTGGACTTTGCCTGCCCGACGGTGCTGTTTCAGCACAACATCGAATCTCAAATCTGGAAACGGCTGGCGGAGGCGGAGGCCTCACCCATCAAACGCCGCTACCTGCACCTGCAATACCGGCGTATGCACCGATGGGAGGACAAGCTCTCTCGGCTCTTTGACGGCGTCATCACCGTCTCCCCTGATGACAGCCGCTTGGCCCGCGATCTCTATGGCCTGACGAATGTGCTGGGCGATGTGCCGACGGGCGTGGATGTGACGTTTTTTAAACCAGGAGCGGCTCCTCTGTCACCCTTCACATTAGGCTTCTTGGGTTCCATGGATTGGATGCCGAACATTGATGCCTGCCAGTTTTTCCTGGATGACATCCTCCCCCTCGTGCATGCCCAGCGGCCCGACTGCCACCTAAAGATCATCGGCCGGAATCCACCCGCGAGCCTGCGTGACCGAGCCAGCGACCGCATCCACATCACCGGTACAGTGGACGACGTGCGGCCGCATGTGCAGAGCTGCCACGCCATCATCGTCCCGCTGCGCGCGGGCGGCGGCACCCGCATCAAGATCTACGAAGCCATGGCCATGGGAGTGCCAGTGATCTCCACCCGCATCGGGGCGGAAGGCCTGCCGGTCGTGCATGACAGCGACATCCTGCTGGCCGATGAAGCGGGCGATTTTGCCCGTGAGATCCTGCGACTCGCTGCCGAGCCTGTGCTGGCAGATAAAGTGGCAAAACAGGCTCGCATGAACGTGGAAGACCACTATTCATGGACGGCTGCCACGGGCATCTTCCTGGACCTGTGCGCTGCCTGCACGCAACGATAATACCTTATATGGCCTCTGAATCATCCCGCACCCTGGACCGCCTGCGTCATCATTATGAGGTGGAGCGCGAGCTGGCCGCACGCCTGAGGAAGTCCACCAAGGAAGAACGTACGACCCTTTTCGCCACCCTGTATGGCGAGCTCTTCGACCGCGTGCCGGATCATCCACGCCTGACCCGCCGGGATACGCCGGAGGATAGCAAACGCAAGGTTGCCTCCCAGATGCGGCTCCTGGCCCCCTTCTTGAAGCCGGATAGCGTGCTGCTGGAATTTGCCCCTGGCGACTGCCGCCTAGCTGCCGCCGCTGCTGCCAAGGTGAAAAAAGTCATCGGGGTGGACATCTCAGACCAGCGCTCTGCCACGGAAGAGTCCCCGCCTAACCTTGAGTTGGTCGTCTATGACGGTTACTCATTGGATGTCGCGCCGCAGTCGGTGGATATCTGCTTCAGCTACCAGTTTCTGGAGCATTTGCATCCGGATGACATCGCTCCCCATTTCCAGATCGCCCGCCGGGTGCTGAAACCGGGCGGTGTTTACGTCTATGACACCCCGCACCGCTACACGGGGCCGCATGACATTTCAGCCTTTTTCACGGACAAGCTGGAGTGCTTTCACTTTCAGGAATGGACCCACCGGGAGATGCGCAAGCTGCTGAAGAAGCATGGCTTTTCCACCACCTGGGTCTTCCGTTTTGGCAAACCCCAGCGCAGCGCTTTGATCAATGCCCTGG
It includes:
- a CDS encoding type II toxin-antitoxin system RelE/ParE family toxin, with protein sequence MPDDSKQSVGWEKLKSALLPGTREIKVFKASYRIIYRVEADQSLVYVLRFWHSHRAEPDSF
- a CDS encoding glycosyltransferase, whose translation is MRILWVKTGPLHPLDTGGKRRTHAMLTEISRLHEVTYLALLPEGTQVSSEEEADAYAQRKIWITSKQVPKSSPRFWVDLARSTVLTSRPYAVQRYEEPKLRARLQEMAAGKEFDLVICDFLAPALNFLGVDFACPTVLFQHNIESQIWKRLAEAEASPIKRRYLHLQYRRMHRWEDKLSRLFDGVITVSPDDSRLARDLYGLTNVLGDVPTGVDVTFFKPGAAPLSPFTLGFLGSMDWMPNIDACQFFLDDILPLVHAQRPDCHLKIIGRNPPASLRDRASDRIHITGTVDDVRPHVQSCHAIIVPLRAGGGTRIKIYEAMAMGVPVISTRIGAEGLPVVHDSDILLADEAGDFAREILRLAAEPVLADKVAKQARMNVEDHYSWTAATGIFLDLCAACTQR
- a CDS encoding class I SAM-dependent methyltransferase, producing the protein MASESSRTLDRLRHHYEVERELAARLRKSTKEERTTLFATLYGELFDRVPDHPRLTRRDTPEDSKRKVASQMRLLAPFLKPDSVLLEFAPGDCRLAAAAAAKVKKVIGVDISDQRSATEESPPNLELVVYDGYSLDVAPQSVDICFSYQFLEHLHPDDIAPHFQIARRVLKPGGVYVYDTPHRYTGPHDISAFFTDKLECFHFQEWTHREMRKLLKKHGFSTTWVFRFGKPQRSALINALVDTTELLLSPLPHKLRRKLCQRLFPSVGLVAVAD